In Weissella tructae, the DNA window TGCCTTCCAATAATATGTCTGGATTAATTTCATCAAATAATAACAATGTACTAATCCGAGGGACGTCATATTTTCCTTGTTTTACTAAATTTAAATGGTCGCTAAATTCATTCATCATATCATCAGTAATTTCTGTACTTTCACAAGTATTCCAAAAATGCTGTCGCCAAATATCCCCTTCTTGTGTTTTGTTATTATGAATTATTTCCCACATCATTTTACGTGTTTTTATATTGAACTCTTGCAAAACCGTACATACATACTGTGTGTACGGTGCACCCGACTTAAAATACTCATTCATAATTTCATCTAGACATTCTATATCGGAAAGTTGAATAGTGATTTTTAAAGTAGTCACTAAAAAATCTTGTTGTTTTATATACTCTAATTTTTCCAATGACTTCGCTAACCTAAACAAACGTCCTATATCTACCATGTTATAGTTATTTATTTTAGGTCTAATAAGGTCTATTCCTTTTTCATAATCCCATTCTTGTTTATCAGATAACAATTCTAATACTACTAAGTATTTCTCTATTCCAGATATTTCATTAATTTTAAAATAATTCTGTACAGTAACATTTTTCTCAATACCTAATTTATTTAACCTTCTAAAAGCCATGTACGTCGAAAAACTTATATCAACGTTTTGAATATCAATATATTTTTTAATGCATTCAAAATCGAACTTTAATATTTCAACATTAAAATCTTCTCGACCGTACCAAGAATAGCTATATAAAAACTTAGTTATAATATTTTTATATCTATCATCTTGGTAAAAAATAGATAGATTTTGCCAAATAAAATTTCTTAACTCTTTTACTCCATCTGTAAGAGTTATATCCCATGATATGAATCTTACTGATTTTGTATCATTAAATTCTGTTATTGAATATGATATATTTAAGAATTCTTGCATTATTTGTATTACAACACGGTCGTGATTTTCTGATTTTCCAAAAAAATGTTTCCAAAATTCTTTTAAAAATTTCAATTCAATCTCGTAATCATTTTGATAAGAATCTTTTGTGGGTAAATACTCTTTTACGCCCATATACACATCCAAAATATAATCCGGTCTCTTCAACAATATTTGTGACAATAATCTTATCGCGTTGGGCATATATTCTAATCGCTTAAATCCGGCTAAAATTTTTATTTCTGAAATTTTAATATTGTGATTCTTTTTATCTCTTTCGAATATATCTTCTGTAACTTCCCGTTTTTCGACAGTACTAGACCATAAGTTACTACGTTCTCTAATCATACTTAGAGCTTTCAACTCATCGAAAACATAAAATGTTTCTAATAAGTAATTAGACAATTTTTCATCACTAACACGCCAAAGTTCCTTTACTTCTTTTTGTAAATACGTGAAATATTCTGAATCATTGAACATAGATAATTGTGTGTTTAATATCGTAATCAATCTTTCTGAGTCCGATACATAAAACATTTTTATCAATTCTGAAATTTTTATTAATTTTTTATCCAATAAAACATACTCAATGATGTAATCTTTAAATATTTGATCCGTAACATTTGGGATTCCTAAATAAATGTCTATCAACTCAAAATTTGTCAAACGTTGAAGGCTTTCTTCATATTCAAATTTTGTAATAGATAGATATTCCACTAACATATTAGCATTTTTATTATTTTCAATATTCACTTTACCAAAATATGATAAAACAAATAATGTTTTAATATCTATGATTGTTAACTCATTTTTTTCTAGCAAAGGATTAAAATGTGCCTTAAAAAGATCTGTGATTGTTTCTATATTTTTCAATTCACGTTTAGCCAATTTTGCCGCTAATACCGCAATTCTAGGATTTCCTTTTGCGATTTTTAATATGTCTTTTCGTACTCCGTCATTTTTGATGTCCATCGAGCGTTCCAGAATTTCATCAATTTTTATGTCGCTCACACCAGTCATTGAAATTTCTGCTTGTTGATCAAATCTTTGAAACTTTTTTCTAATGTTGTTCACTTCATATAACCTAGCTGTTCCAACAATTTTTACTCGTGGTCGTTGTTCTTGAAAAAAAGAAAGGATAGCATCTAAATTTTTTGTTTGATTTACATCGTCAAAAATGACCAGATATTGTTTTCTTTCATCAATTTGTACTCTTATATCATTATATAAAGGCAAGCCATTATTTTTTATAACAATCACTTCGTAGCCTATGGTCTCAAAATATTTAGCAATTTCTAATACTGTACGTGTTTTACCCACCCCTGGAGCACCCATAATTAACGTTGCCTGTTTCTCCATGATAATCTCTTTAATCTCTTCTAAAACGCTGTCAATAGGTATATACATGAGCTCCAAGGGAGCCATCAAATGGTTTTTATCATAATGTTCAATAAAACTAGATTGTGAAAAAATTTGATTCGAATCTACTTGAATATCTAAGTAATCTTTTGCAAGTCGCGGATACTTTTGATTTATATCCATTGCAATATCTCGTAATGTTAAGATTTGTAATGGAATATTCTCCGCACTTTTTTTCAATTTTTGATTATCCTCTACACTAATTCTATCTGCAGTTGAAACCAAAATAATTTGTTTAATTAAATCATTATCAATATTAACTTTATTCTTATTTAAAACGTCTGCTAAATCTGATTTCATTTTTGTGACAGACTTAGCACTTGTTCCGTACATTATTAATGTATACGTACCATCTTCGTGTGCAATATAGGAATCTGGAACGCCAATAATAGGTTTATTTGTACCATATTGTACTCCATATGACTTTAATTCGCTAAAATATTTCAATCCAAGATAGTCATCCATCATTTTTTGGAATATTCCACCTTCTAATACTTTCAGTCTATTCTCAATTTCCGTTATTATTGCCATCATCCTATCACCTCAATACACTTTATTTTCTATACACGCCATGTATGTTTAATTATAAAACAAAAACACCCAACCGCCTAAGCGATTGGGTGTTTTCATATTTGATAGTTGAATAACGTCCAACTCTCGATAACGAATAATCGTAAAGATTAACGCTTTGAGAATTGTGATGCCTTACGGGCCTTCTTTAGACCAGGCTTCTTACGTTCCTTCATACGTGCGTCACGAGTCAACAATCCTGCTGACTTCAAAGCTGCACGGAAGTCTGGGTCAACTTGCAAAAGGGCACGTGAGATACCGTGACGGATTGCACCTGATTGACCAGAGAAACCTCCACCATCAACGTTAACCAATACGTCGTATTGACCAAGTGTTTCAGTAACGTTGAATGGTTGAACCATAACCTCACGCAAGTTAGCGAAAGGAATGTATTGTTCAGCTGAACGACCGTTGATTGTAATCGCACCGTTACCAGGTACCAAACGTACACGAGCAACAGAGTTCTTACGACGACCAGTTCCGTAGTATTGTACAGTAGCCATAATAAACTATTCTCCTTTCGTTAAATTAGATAAGGTTGTTGATGTCCAACAACACTGGTTGTTGCGCTTCGTGGTTGTGTTCTGAACCAGCGAAGACATGCAACTTCAAACCTTGTTGGCGACCAAGAGATCCCTTTGGCAACATTCCGTGAACTGAAAGTTCAAGCAAACGTTGTGGGTTCTTTTCACGCAAGTCACCGGCCTTACGTTGCTTCAATCCACCAGGGTGGTTTGAGTGGTGGTAGTAAATCTTGTCAGATGCCTTGTTACCAGTCAAAGCGACCTTTTCAGCATTGATAATGATTACGTTGTCACCAGTGTCAACGTGGGGTGTGAAAGTTGGCTTGTTCTTACCGCGCAAGATTGATGCTGCTACAGTTGAGATACGTCCCAAAGGAACATCAGTCGCGTCAAGAATGTACCACTTGCGATCAATTTCACCGGCTTTTGCCATATAAGTTGTACGCATGGAAATTTCCTCCAATAATTTGTTTGTTTACTTTACCAAAAAATATAAATAGTCGTACCAGGACAATTCCCAAATTGTGGTTGGTAAACAATACCAGCTTTAATCTTACCGCGTATGTTGCGTGTCGTCAATGTAAAATCTGGATAAATTACCTAATTCAATTTAGTATCGAACTTCAACGAGATACAACCCTTGTGCGGGTGCGGTAAAGCGTGCTTCTTGTCGATCTTTAACCTCAAATAAACGTTTGATATCGTCTACCGGTCGTGAACCATGACCAATTTCCAACAACACACCGACCATGATACGGATCTGATTATATAGGAAACCATTACCTGAGAATTCAAACCAAATTTCATTCTCTTCCGGCTTCAAAATCATTTCCGCTGAGTACACAGTACGAACAGTTGTCTTTTGTTGGAATCCTGCAGCGACAAAGCTCAACCAGTCATGTTCACCCACATAATCACCGATCGCTTGTTGCATCAGGTCTGTATCTAAACGACGATTCCAGTGTCCTGTATAGTTACGCTTAAATGGGTCACGGAATTCCGTTGTTGAGAAACGGTAACGGTATGTCTTATCATGTGCGGCATATTGCGCATGGAATTCATCATCCACAATTTCAACATCCTTGATACCAATATCATATGGCAACATCGTTGATAGTCCCTTACGAACTGCCTCAGCTGGAATATTAAATGGTAAATCAAAATGGGCCACTTGTCCAATTGCATGAACACGCGCATCGGTACGCCCAGATCCTTGGACACGAATAGGTTCCGCTGGATTTTTAGCCATCTTATTAACGGCCGCTTCTAATTCTAATTGGACTGTTCGCTTTCCGGGTTGGACTTGCCAACCAAAAAAATCAGTTCCATCATAAGCAATCGTTGCTTTATATCGTGGCATTTCTTACTCCTAAATCTAAATAAATCGGGTTGCAAACAAAGCAATTCCAAATATAAAAAAGCCGGCATATGCTACGACGTCTTTATAACTTGATTCCAAGACACGGTAACGACTGCGGTCTTCGCTATCACGATAACCACGTGCTTCCATAGCATCCCCTAATTCAATGGCACGCTTAATGGCATTCACGAACAACGGAATCATCAACGGTACATATGATTTTGCTCGTTGGAATAAATTACCTTCGTTGAACTTAACACCACGTGCACGTTGGGCATTCATAATGTTTTCAGCTTCATCCATCAATGTTGGCACAAAACGTAACGCAATTGAAACCATCAATGCTAATTCTGCAACAGGCACATGTAGCTTCTTCAATGGCGCTAATAATGACTCCATTGCATTCGCAACCAATAGTGGCGGTGTTGTTAACGTTAGAATCGTTGAGAACATAATAATCAACATGAAACGCACAAACACAATCAAACTATTAATCACACCATCTTGTGTAATACGTACCCCCCCTAAGTCCACCCACACTGGTCCAGTTTGAATAAAGAATAATTGTAGCACCGTTGTCAAAAGCATCAATAAGGCGATTGGCCTCAGACCCTTTAAAAAGACCCCAAAACCTAGCCCGGTTAACGCAATTGATAAAAAGGTAAAGACCGTAGCCACAAGATAGCCCCAAGCATTATCTGCCATAAAAATAATAAAGATAAAACTAAAGCTCAAGACAAATTTCGTTCGTGGATCTAATTGATGCACCCATGAATTACCTGGTAAATAACGCCCAATAATTAACTTACCCATGTGCGCCTCCTTGTAACTCTTTTACCAATTCATCTGCCAAGGCATCCATGTCTAACACTTGGTTCAATTGAATCCCCTTCATCGCTAATGCATCCGCAAATTGTTGCGCAGCAGGAACATCTAATTGATGTTGTTGTAGCCAGTCACTGTCCGCAAAGATATCACTTGTTGGTCCTTCTTTTAGGACAGTCCCACCTTCAAAGACAATCACATGACTGGCATATTCAGCAACGAACTCCATTTGATGCGTAATCAAGACAACTGTCAGATTACGCTCCGCTTGGAGCCGCCCAAACAAGGCCATTAATTCTGTTTGTCCCGCTGGATCAAGACCAGCCGTTGGTTCATCTAAAATTAACAAGTCTGGTTGCATGGCTAGGATACCAGCGATTGCCACACGACGCATTTGTCCACCTGATAAATCAAAAGGGGTGCGTTCATCAAAGCGTTCATCCATTCCTACCGTACGCAATGCTTTTTGCGCCGCAATCTTAGCATCTGCTTCTGAGACACCATAATTCATTGGACCAAACATAACGTCTTGCAAAACAGTTTGTTCAAATAATTGCGCTTCTGGGAATTGAAATACCATCCCAATATGTTCACGCATATCATTAAGTACTTTTTTCTTCGTAGTTGCGGTAATCACATGTTCCCCAACAGTGACAGTTCCAAGTGTTGGTTGTGTTAGTCCGTCCAACATCTGAACCATCGTTGATTTCCCTGACCCCGTATGACCAATAACAGCTGTAAAGGCTTGTTCTGGGATATTCAAATTAACATCATGTAATCCTGACGTCGCAAATGGCGTTCCAGCTTGATACGTAAAACTTACTTCTTCGAAATTGATTGCCATAACCAGTCCGCCATCCCTTCTGTCGTCATATACGCTTCAGGTACTGTGATGCCACGCGCAACTAACTTTTCTTTTAATTGTTCTGCGAATGGGACGCTCAGTCCCAACTCACGTAATTTATGTGCATTCACGAAAATATCAGCTGGTTGTCCGATTTCACGAATCTGACCATCACTTAGTACGACCACCTTGTCAGCGTGTGAAGCTTCATCAATGTCATGCGTAATAGACAAGACAGTTAATTCATCACCCATAGCTGCCTTTAGTTCACGAACCAAGGCAATCATTTCAGTACGCCCTTGTGGGTCTAACATCGCCGTTGCTTCATCAAGAATTAGAATCTTGGGTTCAACTGCTAAAACAGATGCAATGGCAACACGTTGCTTTTGTCCACCTGATAGTCGCGCTGGTTCACGATCAGCAAATTCGCTCATGTGCACACGATCTAATACAGATGCAACACGTGGTAGCATTTCTTCTCGTGGCATATTACGGTTTTCTAATCCAAAAGCAACATCATCTTCCACCGTGGCACCAACGAATTGGTTATCTGGATTTTGAAAGACCATCCCCACTAAATCACGAATTGTCCAAACATTGTCGGCATCTACTAACACACCGTCAATTTTAATCGTTCCCTCTGTTGGTACTAATAAGTAATTCAACAATTTAGCAAACGTTGACTTACCTGACCCATTACGACCAATGATCGCAACCCATTCCCCTTGTTGGATGGTCAAATTGATATGTTCTAATGCTGGTTGATCCGCATTTTGATATGTAAACGAAATATCATTAACTTCAATTATGTTCGCCATGATTCTATGCCCTTTCGTGTAAACTTATTCTTACTATCATACCAAATATCACTTAAATTGGCTTGAATTATTCTACCGAACCCTAATCTTGCAATGCTATACTAGACTATTATGTCATTCAAATTTTAGGAGGTAATCATGGGACAACGTGTTACTTGGATTGATTTAGCCAAGGGACTGACCATCTTATTAGTTGTTTTAGGTCATGTCATCATTGGGCTATTCGATTCACACGTCTATTCAGGGACTTTGCAGTCTCAATTACTCGTTTGGGTCCAAGCCATTTATCTCTTTCACATGCCAGTATTTTTTGCCTTATCTGGTTATTTCTTCACGGCATGCCAATCACCTGCCGATTTTCTAACGCGCATTAAGAAACGTAGTATCAGTATCGGTATCCCTTATGTTGCTTTTAGCCTTATCCTCCTTATTATGTTCCAAATTGGGGGTAATGCTGTTCGGCTCTCAACAGATTGGAAAGCCTTATTTAATATTTGGCAACAACCGATTGGACCACTATGGTTCCTATATGTCTTATTCGGTGTGATTGTCGCGAACAGCGCCTTGTCATTAGTCGTTAAAGATATTCGTATTCATCTAGGGATTGCCCTAACGCTCGCTGTTATTGCTAATTTTTGGATTATCCCTATTTACGCCATGCAACGTATTTTGGTTTGGTCTCCCTTCTTCTTATTAGGTGCTTATTTTCGTAAATATCCCATCAAAGGAAGTTGGCAGCACTTTGGTATCCTAGCTGGTATTTATCTGACTTATCTCGTGATTTGGCAATTTACAAATCCAACGACTCGCGTCAGTTATAATGCACCTGGCCTAACTGGCTTACTCATGATTATTGCAGTCGTTCTCGCTTTTATGCTTTTCCCACAACTATCACAAAAAACACAATTAGGTGATCGTTTCAATGCCATCGGGCAACAATCATTAGGTATTTACTTATTACATGTACCGCTAGTCAGCGTCACACGTATTGTCCTATTCCACTTCGGATACCAGAACGTTCTCATCCACGTGATTATCGGCTTCATTGTCGGGTGGTTTGGTAGCTTACTGATTTTGAAATACATGCCGCTCATTGATTACGTTCTTTATCCACTTAATTTTATTCCCAAAAAGAAAAAGGTATCTATCCATGACTAAGATTGATTTATCTCGTTCTGCTGATTATCGTAATGTCACAGACTATTTCAAAGGTAAGCCTGATGATCAAATTAAAGAAGAACTGGCGGAAACGCGCGGCGATATGATTTCAATTATGCAGAACCTAAGCCATGACTTTAATAAGTCTTCTGCTGTTCGTAACAGCAATGCCTTTGGTATGCGTAAGCTGATCTTTTTAAATCCTGAGAATCCAGCGCTCCCCGACGCTAAAGAAGGTATCAAGAAGTGGGATCGTCGTGGTGCCTTGGGTACACAAAATTATGAAACCATTGAACATTACCGTGTCACTGACTACCAAGATGTATTTGATCAATTACATGCGGAAGGTTATACAATCTTTGCTGTTGATAATACACCTGGTTACGACCCCCAATCATTGTACGAAGTATCATTACCACAAAAGTCAGCCTTCTTATTCGGAGAAGAACAATTAGGTCTTGCGGATGATTTGATTGAAGCCAGCGATGCCATGATTTACATTCCTCAATACGGGAGCATTCGTTCAATCAATGTTAGTGTTGCTAATGGTGTTATCGCTGCATTTTACGCCAGCCAACACATGCCAACACACTAATCGATATATTTATCATAAAACACAAAAAGGGCCCACAGCAGACGCTGTGAGCCCTTTTATTATGTTGTCTAATCAGATAGGTTTCTGATTAACCAAGCATTTTGTTATTACTTGTGGTCGTGGTATTGTGAAGCACGCTTACCGTGCAAGATACCATTCGCAAAACGTTCTAGTGCAGGGATCAACCAGAAGTCGACACCTAGCACACGTCCTGAACCGTTCATAATCGCAAATGAAACAGCTGGCAACAAGAACAACATGATGTCACCTGATACACCACCAGCGATGATGAAGTACAAGCTTAGCAAGATTCCAACGAATCCAGCCATTGATGTGAACATTCCAAGAACAATCAACCAACCAATAATCAATGAGATGATTCCTAGTGGTGAACCGAATGCTGACAAGCTTTGTCCGATTGACATCCAAACCATACCTGTGATGAAACGTAGTGGTAATGCGAACAAGACGTTTGCACGACGTGAAGTCCATCCGAAGAATGGGTTACGGCCATCTGGTGTTTCGAAGAATTCGTCACGTAGGTAGTGACCTAGGTAGTACCAGCTCTTGATTTGCAAGAACCAGTAAACGTTAATCATGTGCTTGAACATGTTAGCGAAGAATCCAGATAGGTTGATTCCGTTCTTACCCATCTTAACATCACCAAGTTGTAGCCAAACGGCAACAGCATAGCGAGCACCGATTGAAACGGCGTAACCTTGGTAACGACCCTTGAATTCCTTACGTTCACCCTTACCAGTCAAGTCAAAGACAATGTTTGGTACGGCAGTCTTAGCGGCTGATTCTCCACCTTCAACTGTTTGTGGTGTCCATCCGGCACGTGGGTTTTCTGGATCTGCCAATTCTGGGTCTTGGTACGCAGCAGCGTCACCAATAGCGTAGACATCTTCTTCGCCTTGGACACGTGAGTACGCATCAACCATGAATCGTTGACCAGGTCCAAGTTCAAGTCCCCATTGTTGACCTTGATCCTTAGCCTTAACACCGGCTGTCCAAATCAAAGTTTCTGTTGGGATTTCTGAACCGTCCTTAAGTACGGCAGCATTTTCCTTAACTTCCACAACACCAGTTGACTTCATCACTTCAACACCATGTGCTGTAAAGTGAGCTTCAGCCTTGTCAGCCAACTTACGGTCAAGCATGTTCAAGATTGTTGGTGCAGCTTCCACCATCTTGATCTTGATTTCGCTTTCGTCCAAGTTGTTAGCCAATGCCAATTCATGACGTTGTTCCATCAATTCACCAGTCAATTCTGAACCAGTAAATCCTGAACCAACAACCACGATTTGCAACTTAGCTGCACGAGCAACTGGATCTAGTTCCAATGCACCTTCGCGGATAACCTTTTCGATGTGCGCACGCAAACGAACGGCTTCTTCGTATGACCACAATGTGTAACCATATTCGTAGACACCAGGTGTTCCGAATGTGTTAGTTGTTCCACCAGTAGCCAAAACCAACTTTTCATAAGGAACAGTTCCGTCAGTTGTTTCCACAACCTTCTTGTCCTTATCAATTGACTTAACTTCCGCTGTCATCAATTCCACATTCTTGTATGGGTGGAACAAAGTACGCAAGTCGTTTTGAACGTGCTTAGGTTCAACACGACCTGTCGCTACTTCGTGCAATTCAGTCATGTATGTCATGAATGAGTGCTTGTCGATCAAAATGATCTTGTGATCCGTACCCTTAAGCTTCTTAGCTAGATTACGCGCCGCAACGACACCGGAAAAACCGGCCCCGACGACAACAACATTCTTAGTTGTCATGTAAATTCTCCTTGTCCTTGTAAAACACAATAAATACTCATCTTCAATTTTAGTCCTGTACTTATACTTTGTAAACCAAAATAGCCTAATTCAATAAGAAACATGCGTATTTTTTGCGATTTCATTCGTTTTTTTAAATTATGTTGCGGATTTTCAGACATTTCTATTTATAGAAAAATAAAAAAACGAGCCTATCACGAATGATAGACTCATTTTAATCTGAATTCAGAAATGATTACTTTGTCTTACCCATCATACCATCATGCATGTGGTCAATGTTCCACTTCATCATAGCGTAGTAAGTATCTCCGTTTTCACCTTCCTTGGCCAATGAATCTGTAAAGACTGTTGAGTAAATTGGCAAACCAGTTTCCTTAACAACCTTTTCCATTGACTTAGGTGATACTGAACTTTCAACGAACAATGACTTAACTTCTGAGTCATCAATCTTTGACAAGACTTGCTTCATTTGTTCAGGTGTTCCTTGAGATTCAGTGTTAATTTCCCAGATAAATACTGGTGTAATTCCGTATGCCTTTGAGAAGTACTTGAAGGCACCTTCTGATGTAACCAAGACACGTTGTGCTTCAGGCACGTCGTTAAACTTTGCCTTTGCTTCTGTGTCCAACTTGTTCAATTCTGCAATGTACTTGTCGGCACGTTCTTGGTACGCATCAGCGTTCTTAGCATCCTTCTTCTTCAAGACTGATGTAATTTGTTCAACGTACTTAATTCCATTTTGAATATCAAGCCAAGCGTGTGGGTCTTCTTCGTTTTCCTTACCTTCACTTGTCAAGTGCATAGGCTCAACGTGTTCAGATGCTGAGAAAACTTCTTCTCCATCGCGCTTGTTTGCTGTTTCCATCAACTTAGTAAACCAACCGTTACCACCTGTTTCTAGGTTCAATCCGTTGTGGAAGATAACATCGGCTCCAGTTGTGGCACGAATGTCTTCTGGCTTTGGTTCGTATTCGTGTGGATCAGTTCCACGCGGTACCATGCTGTAAACATCTACATCATCACCACCAACTTGTTCAACCATGTCTTGCAAGATTGAGTTTGTTGTGACAACGCTAAACTTTTCATTCTTATTTGATTGTTGAACATCACGTCCATTAATAAACCAAACAACTCCCCCAATAAGTACGGCTAGTGCCGCAAAGGTAATTCCTAACTTCTTAAGCATTTTTTCCCCCTAGCTTTTGAATGAATCCTTGTTTTGGTGCAATGAAGAATGACACCATGAAAATAATTGCGGCTACCAACACAATAGCAGGCCCCGATGCCCAGTTATATGTGTATGAAAGGTATAGTCCAACTGTTGAGGCAACGGTTCCGAATCCGGCTGCCAAGAACAACATAGTTGATAGACTGTTTGTCCACAAGAAGGCCGTAGCTGCTGGTGTAATCAACATCGCTACGATCAAAATAATTCCAACTGTTTGTAGGGCTGTCACTGTTACCAATGTCAACACAATCATCAAACCGTATTGGATAATGTATGTCTTCAAACCGTAAACACGCGCAAATGTTTCGTCGAATGATGTAATTTGCAATTCCTTAAAGAATACAACCACGAACAAGATAACAATTGCCATGATGATAACTGATGTAATCAAGTCAGCATCTGATACGGCCAAAACGTTACCAAACAAAATGTGGTGCAAGTTAGTTGAAGATTCGGCCATTGAAATCAAAATGAATCCCAAAGCAAAGAATGCTGAGAACACGATTCCAATCGCTGTATCGTTCTTCAACTTACTGTGTGAAGACACAAAACCGATTAGCAAGGCTGCAATCACACCGAAAGTCGCTGCTCCCCATAGCAGGTTAATTCCAAGCATGTAAGCAACCGCAACTCCAGGAAGCACTGAGTGAGAAATCGCATCTCCCATCAATGACATTCCACGAAGAATGATAAAGCTTCCGATAACCCCAGACATGATCCCCACCATGATTGAAGCCATCAAGGCACTTTGCAAAAAGTTATATTGTCCTAAAGCGACAATAAAGTCTTGAATACTAGCAAACATTAAGCTTCCTCCTTGTTATCAAACAACACAGCACCTAGGTCTGCAGAGAAGGCCTTTTGAATGTTTTGTTGCGTGTAAACATCTTCAACTGGTCCAGAAGCCACAACACCGTGGTTCATAATAACCAAGTTGTCAAAGTAGTTCGCAACCTTGTTCAAGTCGTGGTGCACAACGATAATCGTCTTACCTTCGTCACGCCACTTCTTCAAGATGTTCATAATTTCTGCTTCTGATGTCATATCGATTCCTACGAAAGGTTCATCCAAAATGACAACTTCAGCTTGTTGTACAATCGCACGTGCTACGAAGACACGTTGCAATTGTCCACCTGACAAACCACCAATTTGACGGTTCTTAAATTCTTCCAGCTTGACTTGCTTCAATGCATCCATTGCCAAGTCTTTTTCTGCCTGCGCAGGGCTTTTGAATAATCCTAACTTACCGTATGTACCGGTTAGAACCAACTCAAAAACACTGATCGGGAATGTTAAGTCCAAGTCTGCACGTTGTTCAACGTACGCAATCTTTTGGCGTTCCTTTGATACAGGTTGACCGTCTAACGCTACCGTTCCACCTTGCTTGCGAATCAACTCAAGAACAGCCTTGATCATTGTTGATTTTCCAGCTCCGTTGGGTCCAATAATACCCGTGATTTTAGCCGGTTCGAAGTCGACCGACAAGTTTTCAAATACAGGGGTCGCCGTGTAACCGACTGTTAAGTTCTTTACCTCTAACATTTGAGCCTCCATTACTATTTTTTTCGACACGAGAAAAATTCTTTTCATCTTCGCCTTAACCAGATTAACAGGTTTTACTTGGATAAACAACTATTTTCACCACATAATAAACTTTATTTATTTCAAGTATCATCAAAAAAAAGACAGACTTAAATTAAACTCTCACTACAATTTAATGTAAGCGCTTTTACTGGTATTAAGGCTTTTTATAAGCATGCATATATAATCGAAGGCTTTCATTGTATATAT includes these proteins:
- a CDS encoding energy-coupling factor transporter ATPase; amino-acid sequence: MAINFEEVSFTYQAGTPFATSGLHDVNLNIPEQAFTAVIGHTGSGKSTMVQMLDGLTQPTLGTVTVGEHVITATTKKKVLNDMREHIGMVFQFPEAQLFEQTVLQDVMFGPMNYGVSEADAKIAAQKALRTVGMDERFDERTPFDLSGGQMRRVAIAGILAMQPDLLILDEPTAGLDPAGQTELMALFGRLQAERNLTVVLITHQMEFVAEYASHVIVFEGGTVLKEGPTSDIFADSDWLQQHQLDVPAAQQFADALAMKGIQLNQVLDMDALADELVKELQGGAHG
- a CDS encoding energy-coupling factor ABC transporter ATP-binding protein, encoding MANIIEVNDISFTYQNADQPALEHINLTIQQGEWVAIIGRNGSGKSTFAKLLNYLLVPTEGTIKIDGVLVDADNVWTIRDLVGMVFQNPDNQFVGATVEDDVAFGLENRNMPREEMLPRVASVLDRVHMSEFADREPARLSGGQKQRVAIASVLAVEPKILILDEATAMLDPQGRTEMIALVRELKAAMGDELTVLSITHDIDEASHADKVVVLSDGQIREIGQPADIFVNAHKLRELGLSVPFAEQLKEKLVARGITVPEAYMTTEGMADWLWQSISKK
- a CDS encoding acyltransferase family protein, with translation MGQRVTWIDLAKGLTILLVVLGHVIIGLFDSHVYSGTLQSQLLVWVQAIYLFHMPVFFALSGYFFTACQSPADFLTRIKKRSISIGIPYVAFSLILLIMFQIGGNAVRLSTDWKALFNIWQQPIGPLWFLYVLFGVIVANSALSLVVKDIRIHLGIALTLAVIANFWIIPIYAMQRILVWSPFFLLGAYFRKYPIKGSWQHFGILAGIYLTYLVIWQFTNPTTRVSYNAPGLTGLLMIIAVVLAFMLFPQLSQKTQLGDRFNAIGQQSLGIYLLHVPLVSVTRIVLFHFGYQNVLIHVIIGFIVGWFGSLLILKYMPLIDYVLYPLNFIPKKKKVSIHD
- a CDS encoding TrmH family RNA methyltransferase: MTKIDLSRSADYRNVTDYFKGKPDDQIKEELAETRGDMISIMQNLSHDFNKSSAVRNSNAFGMRKLIFLNPENPALPDAKEGIKKWDRRGALGTQNYETIEHYRVTDYQDVFDQLHAEGYTIFAVDNTPGYDPQSLYEVSLPQKSAFLFGEEQLGLADDLIEASDAMIYIPQYGSIRSINVSVANGVIAAFYASQHMPTH
- a CDS encoding NAD(P)/FAD-dependent oxidoreductase: MTTKNVVVVGAGFSGVVAARNLAKKLKGTDHKIILIDKHSFMTYMTELHEVATGRVEPKHVQNDLRTLFHPYKNVELMTAEVKSIDKDKKVVETTDGTVPYEKLVLATGGTTNTFGTPGVYEYGYTLWSYEEAVRLRAHIEKVIREGALELDPVARAAKLQIVVVGSGFTGSELTGELMEQRHELALANNLDESEIKIKMVEAAPTILNMLDRKLADKAEAHFTAHGVEVMKSTGVVEVKENAAVLKDGSEIPTETLIWTAGVKAKDQGQQWGLELGPGQRFMVDAYSRVQGEEDVYAIGDAAAYQDPELADPENPRAGWTPQTVEGGESAAKTAVPNIVFDLTGKGERKEFKGRYQGYAVSIGARYAVAVWLQLGDVKMGKNGINLSGFFANMFKHMINVYWFLQIKSWYYLGHYLRDEFFETPDGRNPFFGWTSRRANVLFALPLRFITGMVWMSIGQSLSAFGSPLGIISLIIGWLIVLGMFTSMAGFVGILLSLYFIIAGGVSGDIMLFLLPAVSFAIMNGSGRVLGVDFWLIPALERFANGILHGKRASQYHDHK
- a CDS encoding metal ABC transporter solute-binding protein, Zn/Mn family, whose amino-acid sequence is MLKKLGITFAALAVLIGGVVWFINGRDVQQSNKNEKFSVVTTNSILQDMVEQVGGDDVDVYSMVPRGTDPHEYEPKPEDIRATTGADVIFHNGLNLETGGNGWFTKLMETANKRDGEEVFSASEHVEPMHLTSEGKENEEDPHAWLDIQNGIKYVEQITSVLKKKDAKNADAYQERADKYIAELNKLDTEAKAKFNDVPEAQRVLVTSEGAFKYFSKAYGITPVFIWEINTESQGTPEQMKQVLSKIDDSEVKSLFVESSVSPKSMEKVVKETGLPIYSTVFTDSLAKEGENGDTYYAMMKWNIDHMHDGMMGKTK